From Triticum urartu cultivar G1812 chromosome 2, Tu2.1, whole genome shotgun sequence, a single genomic window includes:
- the LOC125539130 gene encoding auxin response factor 8-like, translating into MLTFTELSCPAGGEGAPRFVDPQLWLACAGSMCTVPPVGAAVYYFPQGHAEQAAAAVDLSAARVPALLPCRVSAVRFMADPQTDEVFAKIRLAPLRQGDPAVDVGDAAAQGRALQDDRPKPASFAKTLTQSDANNGGGFSVPRFCAETIFPPLDYSSEPPVQNIFVKDVHGDEFKFRHIYRGTPRRHLLTTGWSNFVNQKKLLAGDSIVFLRSEGGDVHVGIRRAKRVFCDEGHSGWDHYRGLMRGNASSGDGGAAAAKGKVPAEDVVAAARLAAAGQPFEVVYYPRASTPEFCVRAGAVRAAMQVQWCPGMRFKMAFETEDSSRISWFMGTVAGIHAADPSRWPQSPWRLLQVTWDEPELLQNVKRVCPWLVELVSSMPNLHLPSFSPPRKKPRIPSYADFPFEGQLFHPPPPPFPPGHHHQQDQLLHHSFPFFPFPDSNGAPLAGIQGARHAQFGPSFSDLHLSNLQSSLLYAGGAVRRPAADHVAPRAPRTISTDLTIGTSPAREDDTTTTRAPTKKAGGDVVKPAPTLLLFGQAILTEEQMKSSSTGGDAATSPVAGGCGSPNWDAEKAPNLSEGSGSGSGVIQGSPSNNNNTSSWRLQWFGDSSSQAAPELLGLEAGQCKVFVESDAVGRNLDLSALSSFEELYGRMAEMFGMECAELRNHVLYRSAAGEVKHIGDEPFSAFVKSARRLTILTDAGSDNIGG; encoded by the exons ATGCTCACCTTCACCGAGCTGTCGTGCccggcgggcggcgagggcgcgCCGCGGTTCGTCGACCCGCAGCTCTGGCTGGCCTGCGCGGGGAGCATGTGCACCGTGCCGCCCGTCGGCGCCGCCGTCTACTACTTCCCGCAGGGCCACGCCGagcaggccgccgccgccgtcgacctgtCCGCCGCGCGCGTGCCGGCGCTCCTCCCCTGCCGCGTCTCCGCCGTGCGCTTCATGGCCGACCCGCAGACCGACGAGGTCTTCGCCAAGATCCGCCTCGCCCCGCTCCGCCAGGGCGACCCGGCGGTCGACGTCGGCGACGCCGCCGCCCAAGGGCGGGCGCTTCAGGACGACCGCCCCAAGCCGGCCTCCTTCGCCAAGACGCTCACGCAGTCCGACGCCAACAACGGCGGCGGCTTCTCGGTGCCCCGCTTCTGCGCCGAGACCATCTTCCCGCCGCTCGACTACAGCTCCGAGCCGCCCGTGCAGAACATCTTCGTCAAGGACGTGCACGGGGACGAGTTCAAGTTCCGCCACATCTACCGGGGCACCCCGCGCCGCCACCTGCTCACCACCGGCTGGAGCAACTTCGTCAACCAGAAGAAGCTCCTCGCCGGCGACTCCATCGTCTTCCTGCGCAGCGAGGGCGGCGACGTCCACGTCGGCATCCGCCGCGCCAAGCGCGTCTTCTGCGACGAGGGCCACTCCGGGTGGGACCACTACCGGGGCCTGATGCGCGGCAATGCcagctccggcgacggcggcgcggccGCTGCCAAGGGGAAGGTCCCCGCGGAGGACGTGGTCGCGGCGGCGAGGCTGGCCGCCGCCGGGCAGCCGTTCGAGGTGGTGTACTACCCGCGGGCGAGCACCCCGGAGTTCTGCGTGCGCGCGGGCGCGGTCAGGGCGGCCATGCAGGTGCAGTGGTGCCCCGGCATGCGCTTCAAGATGGCGTTCGAGACCGAGGACTCGTCGCGGATCAGCTGGTTCATGGGCACCGTCGCCGGCATCCACGCCGCCGACCCCAGCCGCTGGCCGCAGTCGCCCTGGCGCCTCCTCCAG GTGACCTGGGACGAGCCGGAGCTGCTCCAGAACGTGAAGCGCGTGTGCCCGTGGCTGGTGGAGCTCGTGTCGAGCATGCCCAACCTGCACCTGCCGTCCTTCTCGCCGCCGCGCAAGAAGCCGCGGATCCCGTCCTACGCCGACTTCCCCTTCGAGGGGCAGCTcttccacccgccgccgccgccgttcccGCCCGGCCACCACCACCAGCAGGACCAGCTCCTGCACCACAGCTTCCCATTCTTCCCCTTCCCGGACAGCAATGGTGCTCCTCTCGCAGGGATACAGGGAGCCAGGCATGCGCAATTCGGTCCGTCCTTTTCGGATCTCCACCTCAGCAACCTGCAGTCGAGCCTGCTCTACGCGGGTGGCGCcgtccgccgccccgccgccgaccaCGTCGCTCCTCGCGCACCAAGAACCATCAGCACCGACCTGACGATCGGCACCTCGCCCGCCCGCGAAGACGACACCACCACCACGCGCGCCCCGACAAAGAAGGCCGGCGGCGACGTCGTCAAGCCGGCGCCGACCCTGCTGCTCTTCGGGCAGGCGATACTGACCGAGGAGCAGATGAAATCCAGCAGCACCGGCGGCGACGCCGCAACCTCGCCGGTGGCCGGCGGATGCGGCTCGCCCAACTGGGACGCGGAGAAGGCGCCCAACCTCTCGGAGGGCTCCGGGTCGGGCTCCGGCGTGATCCAGGGCAGCCcaagcaacaacaacaacacgtCCTCCTGGAGGCTGCAGTGGTTCGGGGACAGCAGCAGCCAGGCGGCGCCGGAGCTGCTGGGGCTGGAGGCCGGGCAGTGCAAGGTGTTCGTGGAGTCGGACGCCGTGGGGCGCAACCTGGACCTGTCGGCGCTGAGCTCCTTCGAGGAGCTGTACGGCCGCATGGCGGAGATGTTCGGCATGGAGTGCGCTGAACTGAGGAACCACGTGCTCTACCGCAGCGCCGCCGGCGAGGTGAAGCACATCGGCGATGAGCCTTTCAG CGCGTTCGTGAAGTCGGCCCGGAGGCTGACGATCCTGACGGACGCCGGCAGCGACAACATCGGGGGCTGA